The following are encoded in a window of Microvirga ossetica genomic DNA:
- a CDS encoding sialic acid TRAP transporter substrate-binding protein SiaP, with translation MTTVKWSAVVAAVLGFAITGGAAQAQTKLKWAHVYEPNEPFHTQSVWAAGELAKRTNGRYTIDVYPSSQLGKETDINQGLSLGSVDMIISGSSFAARSYPPIGVTYYPYVFRDANHLLAYTKSDVFKELAKGYTDKTGHQILAVTYYGARHTSSNKPIKTCADMKGLKIRVPDVPAYLAMPRACGANTAPIAFAEVYLALQNGTVEAQENPLTTIEAKKFYEVQKHIALTGHIVDHLNTVVSANLWKKLSDEDKKIFSEVAQEAAARATAEIQAKEKELVGFFKDKGLTVSEVDKEDFKQNVLKNVTFESFGYRKADYDKIQAIKSEPAL, from the coding sequence ATGACGACAGTGAAATGGTCAGCGGTTGTAGCGGCTGTACTTGGCTTCGCGATTACGGGAGGGGCTGCTCAGGCCCAAACAAAGCTGAAATGGGCTCACGTGTATGAGCCCAACGAGCCATTCCACACGCAGTCAGTGTGGGCCGCCGGCGAACTCGCCAAGCGCACCAACGGGCGCTACACGATTGACGTCTATCCTTCCTCGCAGCTTGGCAAGGAAACCGACATCAATCAGGGCCTGTCCCTTGGTTCAGTTGACATGATCATTTCAGGGTCCAGCTTTGCCGCTCGAAGCTATCCGCCCATTGGCGTCACGTATTACCCATACGTTTTTCGAGATGCGAACCACCTCCTCGCATATACCAAAAGCGATGTATTCAAGGAGCTTGCCAAGGGCTACACGGACAAAACCGGACACCAGATCCTTGCGGTGACCTATTATGGCGCGCGCCACACATCGTCGAACAAGCCTATTAAAACATGTGCTGACATGAAAGGTTTGAAGATCCGTGTCCCGGACGTGCCAGCCTACTTGGCGATGCCCCGCGCGTGCGGTGCCAACACCGCTCCGATCGCATTCGCAGAAGTGTATCTCGCGCTTCAGAACGGGACCGTCGAGGCTCAGGAAAACCCTCTGACTACGATCGAAGCCAAGAAGTTCTACGAGGTGCAGAAGCACATCGCCCTGACCGGGCATATCGTCGACCATCTCAACACGGTGGTGTCCGCCAATCTGTGGAAGAAGCTCTCTGACGAGGACAAGAAAATCTTCTCGGAGGTCGCCCAAGAGGCAGCCGCCCGCGCCACCGCCGAAATTCAGGCCAAGGAGAAAGAACTCGTTGGCTTCTTTAAGGATAAGGGACTAACCGTCTCTGAGGTCGACAAGGAGGACTTCAAGCAGAACGTCTTGAAGAACGTCACATTCGAGTCCTTCGGGTATCGCAAGGCGGACTACGATAAAATCCAAGCCATCAAGAGCGAGCCTGCGTTGTAA
- a CDS encoding IS6 family transposase produces MSLFKRRRFPVEIILLCVRWYCKYGISYRDLAEMMSERGVAVDPSTIFRWVQRYAPELEKRVRRHRGHRSGSWRVDETYVRVGGKWKYLFRAVDKHGQLIDFMLSERRDTGAAYRFLGKALRTVSDYPPSSITTDKLASYPKAIRRLQSEGLLSKHVEHRTSKYLNNIIEADHGALKRVIRPTRGFQRMRTAAATLKGFEVMRMIRRGHCGLAQRGVTGENRLVNQLFGLAA; encoded by the coding sequence TTGTCCCTGTTCAAGCGCCGCCGCTTTCCGGTTGAGATAATCCTTCTATGCGTGCGCTGGTACTGCAAGTACGGCATCAGCTATCGCGACCTCGCCGAGATGATGTCCGAGCGCGGCGTCGCGGTCGATCCATCCACGATTTTCCGATGGGTCCAGAGGTATGCACCGGAGCTTGAGAAACGGGTTCGCCGCCACCGGGGACATCGGTCTGGATCTTGGCGCGTCGATGAGACCTATGTGCGGGTCGGCGGTAAATGGAAGTATCTGTTTCGTGCGGTCGACAAGCATGGGCAGTTGATCGACTTCATGCTGTCCGAACGGCGCGATACCGGAGCGGCTTATCGCTTCCTGGGCAAAGCCCTGAGGACGGTGAGCGACTATCCACCATCCTCGATCACGACTGACAAACTGGCGTCGTATCCCAAGGCCATCCGACGCTTACAAAGCGAAGGGCTGCTGTCGAAACATGTCGAGCATCGCACCTCGAAGTATCTCAATAATATCATCGAAGCGGATCATGGTGCGCTCAAGCGTGTGATCCGGCCGACCCGCGGCTTCCAGAGGATGAGAACCGCCGCTGCGACCCTGAAGGGCTTCGAGGTGATGCGGATGATCCGCCGCGGCCATTGCGGCCTGGCACAGCGTGGCGTGACAGGCGAAAACCGTCTCGTCAACCAGCTCTTCGGTCTCGCGGCCTGA
- a CDS encoding Ldh family oxidoreductase — protein MTDLIIAPWDQLETQTFAGLRSAGADEASAGAATRAMLHASRLGVDSHGVHLALHYARVLRSGRVNPTPKMQIRRTALGSAVLDADNGLGHASGYAAMELACSLAKEAGVDAVGVINSSHFGAAGAYALAGALLH, from the coding sequence GTGACAGACCTTATTATTGCTCCATGGGACCAGCTTGAAACCCAAACTTTCGCCGGACTTCGGAGCGCCGGTGCCGACGAAGCTTCAGCCGGTGCAGCTACCCGTGCCATGCTGCACGCGTCGCGCCTTGGGGTCGACAGTCATGGGGTCCATCTTGCACTACATTATGCCCGCGTGCTGCGGAGCGGACGTGTCAATCCAACGCCAAAGATGCAGATCCGCCGCACGGCCTTAGGCTCTGCCGTTCTCGATGCCGACAACGGCCTCGGTCATGCCTCCGGTTATGCGGCAATGGAGCTGGCCTGCAGCTTGGCGAAAGAAGCCGGGGTTGATGCAGTCGGGGTGATCAACTCGTCCCATTTTGGCGCGGCCGGTGCCTATGCGCTTGCTGGGGCTTTGTTGCATTAA
- a CDS encoding carbohydrate ABC transporter permease, whose translation MRSNTGLVFALPALIVLFMLIAYPVFYTGWLSVTNDQGQFTGLQNFSAVLRPRVTTQALWNTLWWVLGSIFFQVLLGVAAAILLNQNFMGRALVRSIVLIPWLIPGIVAATTWAWMFHTEFGIINYMLTSTGALDEPVGWLTRSNTVMPAMIAINVWKLFPFVAIMVLAGLQSIPHELYEAARMDGASYWDEVRHIMLPQIRPVITAVTLLLVIWALNAITIIYAITKGGPANRTVITPIQIFRLAFENVEFNQAAALSVMFFGVVMLIVLAYIKVFANQPGENP comes from the coding sequence GTGAGATCGAATACGGGTCTTGTCTTCGCGCTGCCCGCGCTGATCGTGCTCTTCATGCTCATCGCTTACCCGGTGTTCTACACCGGCTGGCTGAGCGTGACGAACGATCAGGGACAGTTCACGGGCTTGCAGAACTTCTCTGCCGTGCTACGTCCGCGCGTGACCACACAGGCGCTGTGGAACACCCTGTGGTGGGTCTTGGGCTCCATCTTTTTCCAGGTGCTGTTGGGGGTCGCGGCGGCGATCCTGCTCAACCAGAACTTCATGGGCCGCGCGCTCGTGCGCTCCATCGTCCTCATCCCCTGGCTGATCCCGGGGATCGTCGCCGCCACGACTTGGGCATGGATGTTCCACACTGAGTTCGGGATCATCAACTACATGCTCACGAGCACGGGCGCACTCGACGAGCCAGTGGGCTGGCTCACCCGCTCGAACACGGTGATGCCCGCAATGATCGCCATCAATGTGTGGAAGCTCTTCCCGTTCGTGGCGATCATGGTGCTCGCCGGTCTGCAGTCCATCCCTCATGAGCTCTATGAAGCTGCCCGGATGGATGGCGCGAGCTACTGGGACGAGGTGCGCCATATCATGCTACCGCAGATCCGGCCGGTGATCACGGCCGTCACGCTGTTGCTGGTGATCTGGGCGCTGAACGCCATTACCATCATCTACGCGATCACCAAGGGCGGCCCTGCCAACCGAACCGTGATCACGCCGATCCAGATCTTCCGGCTCGCCTTCGAGAACGTCGAGTTCAATCAGGCCGCGGCCCTAAGCGTGATGTTCTTTGGTGTCGTGATGCTGATCGTCCTGGCTTATATCAAAGTTTTCGCCAACCAGCCGGGGGAGAACCCGTGA
- a CDS encoding carbohydrate ABC transporter permease, which produces MRPSPTIGLSLRRPGLNRPAIFLGCSVLIFVCLFPFLWMGLSSIKVLNELYTIPPQWWPDHPTLANYYKVLFESRIPRYFLNSIIISVGATGLALILAVFAANGFARFRFRGRSFWQACILIGQLLPTAAIIVPLFITLRVLGLVNTYWGLILVYMIITLPLSVWMLTSYFKAIPLELEEAAIIDGASRVGILFRITLPLSLPGIVAVLIYAFITTWNEFIFALCFATDSSVKTLPIGLAEFSTEFNTDWGAVMAASMVMTIPIALLFLVFQKHFVGGLTAGATKG; this is translated from the coding sequence GTGAGACCCTCGCCGACCATCGGTCTCTCCTTGAGACGGCCCGGCCTCAACCGGCCGGCCATCTTCCTCGGCTGCTCGGTGCTCATCTTTGTCTGCCTGTTCCCGTTCCTGTGGATGGGCTTGTCTTCGATCAAGGTGCTGAACGAGCTCTACACCATCCCGCCGCAATGGTGGCCGGATCATCCGACGCTGGCGAATTACTACAAGGTCCTGTTTGAGAGCCGCATCCCGCGCTACTTCCTGAATTCTATCATCATCTCGGTCGGCGCCACCGGCCTTGCCCTGATCCTTGCCGTGTTTGCCGCCAATGGCTTCGCCCGTTTCCGGTTCAGGGGTAGGTCCTTCTGGCAGGCCTGCATCCTCATCGGGCAGCTCTTGCCCACGGCGGCGATCATCGTGCCGCTCTTCATCACCTTGAGGGTGCTGGGACTGGTGAATACCTATTGGGGCCTCATCCTCGTCTACATGATCATCACGCTGCCGCTCAGTGTATGGATGCTGACGAGCTACTTCAAGGCCATTCCCCTTGAATTGGAGGAAGCTGCGATCATCGACGGCGCGAGCCGTGTCGGCATCCTGTTTCGCATCACGCTGCCCCTGTCGCTGCCCGGCATCGTGGCGGTCCTGATCTATGCCTTCATCACGACCTGGAACGAATTCATTTTCGCCCTGTGCTTCGCGACCGACTCGAGCGTGAAGACCCTGCCGATCGGGCTTGCGGAGTTCTCGACGGAGTTCAACACGGACTGGGGCGCCGTGATGGCGGCCTCGATGGTGATGACGATCCCGATCGCGCTCCTCTTTCTCGTTTTCCAGAAACACTTCGTCGGTGGGCTCACCGCCGGAGCCACTAAGGGGTGA
- a CDS encoding TRAP transporter small permease has protein sequence MKPEVHTEITAEELAHAFEEPVPEVDLKQYGVEDWATLAIFWLMAFAVFLQFFTRYVLNDSFAWTEEIATYCLVAVVFLGAAMCVRLGRHIHVDLLFRYLPARVARALAIMIDAIRTVFFAYAAYLVWNFMAIVEGETMTTIMLPKNWVYGCVFVGFILMFIRSVQVSIDNWRRGYSILERPEAFDAAPI, from the coding sequence ATGAAGCCCGAGGTTCATACTGAGATCACGGCTGAGGAACTGGCCCACGCTTTCGAGGAGCCGGTTCCTGAGGTCGATCTCAAGCAGTATGGTGTTGAGGATTGGGCGACATTAGCGATCTTTTGGCTGATGGCCTTCGCGGTCTTTCTGCAATTCTTCACGCGGTACGTGCTCAATGACTCTTTCGCGTGGACCGAGGAGATTGCAACCTACTGCTTGGTAGCAGTGGTGTTTCTTGGGGCTGCGATGTGCGTACGCTTGGGGCGCCATATCCACGTTGATCTGCTCTTCCGTTATCTGCCGGCAAGGGTCGCGAGAGCACTGGCAATCATGATCGACGCCATTCGCACAGTTTTCTTCGCCTACGCGGCTTATCTTGTGTGGAACTTCATGGCGATTGTCGAAGGCGAGACCATGACCACAATCATGCTGCCGAAGAACTGGGTTTATGGCTGTGTCTTCGTCGGATTCATCCTGATGTTTATCCGATCAGTTCAGGTATCTATCGATAACTGGCGCCGCGGCTACTCCATTCTGGAGAGACCAGAGGCTTTCGACGCAGCCCCGATCTAA
- a CDS encoding aldo/keto reductase yields the protein MVEIPKLGLGTYGRTGEAGIAAILKTLEIGYRHIDTAQSYDTEAGVGEAVRRSGVSRSEIFITTKVADTNLEKSQFIDSVERSLETIGLGPVDLLLIHWPSKNDAVPFEDYMLALAEAQRRGHTRLIGVSNFPIALLERTERLLGKGAIATNQVEIHPYMQAPKLIAHARRKDLTLTAYQPLCQGAVASDPVLQRIGGKHGVAASAAALAFLMAEGHAVIPASANEVNLRANWQARAVTLDSNDMQAIRALHRGERSINPDKSPAWDD from the coding sequence ATGGTAGAGATTCCTAAACTCGGACTGGGCACATACGGCCGCACCGGCGAGGCCGGTATTGCCGCCATCCTCAAGACGCTTGAGATCGGCTATCGCCATATCGACACGGCACAGAGCTATGACACCGAAGCTGGCGTCGGCGAGGCCGTGCGCCGCAGCGGCGTTTCGCGCTCGGAGATTTTCATCACCACCAAGGTCGCGGACACAAATCTCGAAAAATCGCAGTTCATCGACAGCGTCGAGCGCAGCCTCGAGACAATCGGCCTCGGACCCGTTGACCTGCTGCTGATCCACTGGCCTAGCAAGAATGATGCCGTCCCGTTCGAGGATTACATGCTGGCGTTGGCCGAGGCGCAGCGCCGCGGACACACGCGACTGATCGGCGTCTCGAATTTCCCCATTGCGCTTCTGGAACGCACAGAGCGGCTGCTTGGGAAGGGCGCCATTGCCACCAACCAGGTGGAGATCCATCCCTATATGCAGGCGCCGAAGTTGATTGCCCATGCGCGACGCAAAGACCTGACGCTGACTGCCTACCAGCCGCTTTGCCAAGGCGCTGTAGCGTCGGATCCTGTGCTGCAACGCATCGGTGGGAAGCATGGCGTCGCGGCTTCAGCGGCCGCGCTTGCCTTTCTGATGGCGGAAGGTCATGCGGTCATTCCGGCCTCTGCCAACGAGGTCAATTTACGCGCCAACTGGCAGGCCCGCGCTGTGACGCTGGATAGCAACGACATGCAGGCGATTCGCGCTTTGCACCGCGGTGAACGCAGCATCAACCCCGACAAGTCGCCCGCCTGGGATGACTGA
- a CDS encoding FadR/GntR family transcriptional regulator codes for MSFKVDESRRLYRHIAKHLRDLIDSGEYPIGGRLPSERELADRLQVSRTSVREALIALEVEGLIRINIGSGIYVLGPSASSSTISSGKTSIEGPFEFLHAREILEPSVAAEAAIIADSELVGTLDQILAQMKNFGGNDKWIPLDREFHVAIAASLSNGMLARFIGQLFDQRMNPYFRRLASYFEDARTWGQALAEHRVIRDAIAAGDPEAARQAMRQHLRLSQERFSRSFGEISVLSHRSGKVTPALRSRAESPRELQTKTSRRKI; via the coding sequence TTGTCATTCAAGGTCGATGAGTCACGGCGGCTTTACCGACACATTGCCAAGCACTTACGCGATCTGATTGATAGCGGTGAGTACCCGATTGGCGGACGGCTGCCTTCTGAGCGCGAGCTTGCCGATCGCCTCCAAGTCTCTCGCACAAGTGTGCGGGAAGCGCTCATTGCCCTTGAAGTCGAAGGTCTTATTCGCATCAATATCGGCTCCGGAATCTACGTTCTGGGACCGTCAGCATCGAGCTCGACAATATCTTCCGGCAAAACTTCGATCGAAGGCCCATTCGAATTTCTGCATGCACGTGAGATCTTAGAGCCCTCCGTGGCAGCAGAAGCGGCTATTATCGCAGATTCCGAACTCGTCGGTACCCTTGATCAAATTCTTGCCCAGATGAAGAACTTTGGCGGCAATGATAAGTGGATTCCGCTTGATCGTGAATTCCACGTAGCAATCGCAGCGTCTCTTTCGAATGGGATGTTAGCCCGCTTCATCGGGCAGCTCTTTGATCAGCGGATGAATCCCTACTTCCGGCGCCTGGCAAGTTATTTCGAGGATGCGAGGACTTGGGGCCAAGCGCTCGCTGAGCACAGGGTCATCCGCGATGCCATTGCAGCGGGCGATCCTGAAGCAGCGCGGCAGGCGATGAGGCAACACTTGAGGCTTTCTCAGGAGCGCTTTTCAAGAAGTTTTGGTGAAATTTCAGTGCTGTCCCACCGATCGGGCAAGGTCACGCCCGCACTTCGCAGTCGAGCGGAAAGCCCGCGCGAGCTGCAAACGAAAACCAGCAGGAGGAAAATATGA
- a CDS encoding ISNCY family transposase — MRQERTVQASIFDLFATHEIGCELKAMSQWLDEHCDLFAVVARDLCRGGIKATGRQGLPAEAVLRCAILKQYRQLSYQELAFHLEDSASFRAFARLPWSWSPQKSVLQKTISAIRPETWEQINRALLSVARQAKLEDGAAVRLDSTVTSALMHEPSDSSLLWDAVRIMVRLLKRADSLVGGAGSWRNHCRAAKKRAHKIQFTRGRPNRVRLYRELIAITRATLADLEQASERLAVASTPLIALWQVQVRHYRALVERIIRQSERRVLAGEPVPADEKVVSLFEEHADIIVKGSRDTEYGHKLNLTTGRSGMILDLVIEAGNPADSDRLLPMLARHVAFYGQAPRQAAADGGFATRNNLATAKAWGVCDMAFHKKAGLRIEDMVRSKWVYRKLRNFRAGIEAGISCLKRAYGLARCTWRGLDHFKAYVWSSVVAYNLVLFTRLKAT, encoded by the coding sequence ATGCGCCAAGAACGCACCGTCCAAGCCAGCATATTCGATCTTTTCGCCACGCACGAGATCGGCTGCGAGTTGAAGGCGATGTCGCAATGGCTGGATGAGCATTGCGATCTGTTTGCCGTGGTGGCGCGAGACCTGTGTCGGGGCGGCATCAAGGCGACCGGACGGCAAGGTCTGCCAGCCGAAGCCGTATTGCGCTGCGCGATCCTCAAGCAGTACCGGCAACTGAGCTACCAGGAGCTGGCCTTCCACCTCGAGGACTCCGCTTCATTTCGCGCCTTTGCCCGACTGCCGTGGTCGTGGAGCCCGCAGAAGTCGGTGCTGCAGAAGACGATCAGCGCGATCCGGCCCGAGACCTGGGAGCAGATCAATCGGGCCCTGCTGTCGGTCGCTCGGCAGGCGAAGCTCGAAGACGGTGCGGCGGTTCGGCTGGACAGCACGGTGACCTCGGCGCTCATGCACGAGCCGAGCGACAGCAGCCTGCTGTGGGATGCTGTGCGGATCATGGTGCGCCTTCTGAAGCGGGCCGATTCCTTGGTCGGCGGCGCCGGCTCATGGCGCAATCATTGCCGCGCAGCCAAGAAGCGCGCTCACAAGATCCAGTTCACGCGCGGTCGACCCAATCGGGTCCGGCTCTACCGCGAGCTGATCGCCATCACGCGCGCGACCTTGGCCGATCTGGAGCAGGCGAGCGAGCGTTTGGCCGTGGCAAGCACGCCGCTCATCGCCCTGTGGCAGGTCCAGGTTCGTCACTATCGGGCGTTGGTCGAACGCATCATCAGGCAGAGCGAGCGGCGGGTGTTGGCCGGCGAGCCGGTCCCCGCCGACGAGAAGGTGGTGAGCCTGTTCGAAGAGCATGCTGATATCATCGTCAAAGGCAGTCGCGACACTGAGTATGGTCACAAACTCAACCTGACCACCGGCAGGAGTGGCATGATCCTCGATCTGGTGATCGAAGCCGGCAACCCGGCCGACAGCGACCGCTTGCTGCCGATGCTGGCGCGCCACGTCGCCTTCTATGGCCAAGCGCCGCGGCAGGCGGCAGCCGATGGCGGCTTCGCCACGCGCAACAACCTGGCCACAGCGAAGGCGTGGGGCGTCTGCGACATGGCCTTCCACAAGAAAGCCGGCCTCAGGATCGAGGACATGGTCAGAAGCAAGTGGGTTTATCGCAAGCTGCGCAACTTCCGCGCCGGCATCGAAGCCGGCATCTCATGCCTCAAACGCGCCTACGGCTTGGCGCGTTGTACCTGGCGCGGCCTCGATCATTTCAAGGCTTATGTCTGGTCCTCGGTCGTGGCCTATAACCTCGTTCTCTTCACCCGCCTCAAAGCGACCTGA
- a CDS encoding ribonuclease activity regulator RraA: MTHTPDIQRPDHRLVEALREIGTATISGELRNLGIRNAAITGPRALTTGRISAGPALTLQFMPMREDQFGSAEYDDPEKQLHRHVLYHAQKGDMVVVDARGDMDSGIFGEMMLTYFAGLGGEGVVIDGCIRDSAKARDLGIGLWVRGVTPNFHAQTNIFPFAVNVPIACADTFVVPGDIVVADDDGAVVVPAAMAEQVIEVGSRHAEWEGFSRLRLSQGGDLRKYYPLRDDAEAEYLIWKTRGGS, from the coding sequence ATGACCCATACGCCGGACATCCAGCGTCCCGATCACCGTCTCGTCGAGGCACTGCGGGAGATCGGCACTGCGACCATCTCAGGCGAATTGCGCAATCTCGGCATCCGCAATGCTGCGATCACCGGGCCGCGCGCCTTGACCACCGGCAGGATCTCGGCTGGCCCCGCGCTGACGCTGCAATTTATGCCCATGCGCGAGGACCAGTTCGGTTCCGCAGAGTATGACGATCCGGAGAAGCAGCTCCACCGACATGTGCTGTACCACGCGCAAAAAGGCGACATGGTCGTCGTCGATGCGCGAGGCGACATGGACAGCGGCATCTTCGGTGAGATGATGCTTACCTACTTTGCCGGCCTCGGCGGCGAGGGCGTGGTGATCGACGGCTGCATCCGCGACTCTGCTAAGGCGCGGGATCTCGGCATCGGCCTCTGGGTCCGTGGGGTCACGCCCAATTTCCACGCGCAGACCAATATTTTTCCCTTCGCGGTCAACGTGCCCATCGCCTGCGCCGACACCTTTGTCGTGCCCGGTGACATTGTCGTAGCGGACGATGACGGAGCAGTGGTCGTTCCCGCAGCCATGGCAGAACAGGTGATTGAGGTCGGCAGTCGACATGCCGAATGGGAAGGGTTCTCGCGGCTGCGCCTGTCCCAGGGCGGGGACCTACGCAAGTATTACCCTCTGCGCGACGATGCAGAGGCTGAATATCTCATCTGGAAAACGCGGGGCGGCTCGTGA
- a CDS encoding IS110 family transposase produces MPKPHSLQVNKTDPNDALGLAQIVRTGWYRAVTVKSLDSQIVRSFLTSRARLVGMRVDLTNQIRGVLKPFGLVAGKGGGQPFIDRVRELVADGPLKDVVEALLTALQAIGRQIGLLTRRLMVLARQDQAARRLMTAPGVGSLVALAYISLIDAPERFSKSSSVGTDSRHEIVDQKIRRLAE; encoded by the coding sequence ATGCCAAAGCCGCACTCTCTCCAGGTGAACAAGACCGATCCCAATGATGCGCTTGGGCTAGCACAGATCGTGCGCACCGGCTGGTATCGCGCAGTCACCGTCAAAAGCTTGGACAGTCAGATCGTCCGGAGCTTCCTCACCTCGCGTGCCCGCCTGGTCGGGATGCGGGTTGATCTGACCAACCAGATCCGGGGCGTGCTCAAGCCATTCGGTCTGGTCGCTGGGAAAGGGGGCGGTCAGCCCTTCATCGATCGTGTGCGGGAACTGGTCGCCGATGGCCCGCTCAAGGATGTCGTGGAGGCGCTCCTGACAGCCTTACAGGCCATCGGCCGGCAAATCGGCCTTCTCACCCGCCGTTTGATGGTTCTGGCACGCCAGGACCAAGCGGCTCGGCGGCTCATGACGGCTCCTGGGGTCGGCTCCCTCGTGGCATTGGCCTATATCAGCCTCATCGATGCGCCGGAGCGGTTCTCAAAGTCCTCGAGCGTGGGAACGGACAGCCGGCATGAGATTGTAGACCAGAAGATCCGCCGACTGGCGGAGTGA
- a CDS encoding IS6 family transposase, which translates to MSLFKRRRFPVEIILLCVRWYCKYGISYRDLAEMMSERGVAVDPSTIFRWVQRYAPEIETRIRPYRGPRSGSWRVDETYVRVGGKWKYLFRAVDKHGQLIASMLSDRRNANAAYRFLCKALKAMSHYPPSSITTDKLASYPKAILRLQDEGLLPNDVVHRTSKYLNNILEADHGALKRVIRPTRGFQTMKTAAATLTGFEIMRMIRRGHCIHRERRATGEIRLVEQLFGLAA; encoded by the coding sequence GTGTCTCTGTTCAAGCGCCGTCGCTTCCCGGTTGAGATCATCCTGCTGTGCGTGCGCTGGTACTGCAAGTATGGGATCAGCTATCGCGATCTGGCCGAGATGATGTCCGAACGCGGTGTCGCTGTTGACCCATCCACGATCTTCCGTTGGGTTCAGCGCTATGCTCCGGAGATCGAGACGCGGATCCGACCCTATCGGGGACCTCGCTCAGGCTCCTGGAGAGTGGACGAGACCTACGTCCGCGTAGGGGGCAAGTGGAAATACCTGTTCCGCGCGGTCGACAAGCACGGTCAGTTGATCGCCTCCATGCTGTCCGATCGCCGGAATGCCAACGCCGCTTATCGTTTCCTGTGTAAAGCCCTCAAGGCGATGAGTCACTATCCACCGTCCTCGATCACGACCGACAAACTGGCGTCGTATCCCAAGGCAATCCTGCGCCTGCAGGACGAAGGGCTTCTGCCGAACGATGTGGTACACCGCACCTCGAAATATCTGAATAACATCCTTGAAGCGGATCATGGTGCGCTCAAGCGCGTGATCCGTCCGACACGCGGCTTCCAGACCATGAAAACCGCCGCCGCGACCCTGACGGGTTTTGAAATCATGCGCATGATCCGCCGCGGACATTGTATCCATCGGGAACGTCGCGCGACAGGCGAAATCCGTCTCGTCGAACAGCTCTTCGGTCTTGCTGCCTGA
- a CDS encoding GntR family transcriptional regulator, whose product MEQSLRTSIISLDFAPGELIDKRAVCARLGVSMFPVSEALARLAVEGLVEVLPQRGTRVTRIHLRAIREFMLIRQALEELVAATAALHLPPSGLDVLRSNLKAQEQAVARMDPSGFHNLDLDFHNTLVEALELPRIAAIIEVSRANIDRARRLLSSPRRHMATLIEHREVLYALEARDAEAARRAMKTHLEAVMEELERVSSQNPKIFTPE is encoded by the coding sequence GTGGAACAGTCGCTGCGAACCTCTATCATTTCCTTGGATTTCGCTCCAGGCGAATTGATTGACAAAAGAGCCGTCTGCGCCAGACTTGGCGTTTCGATGTTTCCCGTTTCGGAGGCGCTCGCGCGCTTAGCCGTAGAAGGCCTCGTTGAGGTTTTGCCACAACGCGGCACCCGAGTAACTCGAATACATCTGCGTGCGATCAGGGAGTTCATGCTAATCCGACAAGCTTTGGAGGAGCTGGTGGCTGCGACAGCCGCTCTCCATCTACCACCTTCTGGGTTGGACGTACTTCGGAGTAATCTGAAGGCCCAAGAGCAAGCTGTTGCGCGAATGGATCCATCGGGATTTCATAACCTTGACTTAGACTTTCATAACACTCTGGTAGAGGCCCTGGAGCTTCCGCGGATTGCAGCGATCATTGAGGTATCCCGTGCTAACATTGATCGAGCTCGTCGCCTTCTCTCTTCGCCGCGTCGGCATATGGCTACCCTTATTGAACATCGCGAGGTGCTCTATGCCCTTGAGGCTCGTGACGCTGAGGCAGCACGACGCGCTATGAAGACCCATTTGGAAGCTGTCATGGAGGAGTTGGAGCGTGTGTCATCTCAGAACCCTAAGATCTTCACGCCGGAATAA
- a CDS encoding LuxR C-terminal-related transcriptional regulator — MCHLSGREAQILHCLTKGASNKLIARELGVAEATIKVHIKAILRKVKAANRTQAAMWAQKHLNRMASDALTAAE; from the coding sequence GTGTGCCATCTTTCGGGCCGAGAGGCTCAGATCCTACACTGCCTCACCAAAGGAGCGTCAAACAAGCTGATTGCCCGTGAGCTTGGAGTGGCTGAAGCTACGATTAAGGTTCACATCAAGGCGATCCTGAGAAAGGTGAAGGCTGCCAACCGGACGCAAGCAGCCATGTGGGCCCAAAAGCACCTGAACCGCATGGCGAGCGACGCACTCACTGCTGCTGAATAG